Below is a genomic region from Catenuloplanes atrovinosus.
CGGCCGGATCAAGAAGCTCGTCACCGAGCTCAAGAACTTCCTCGTCTAAGACACCCAAGGAGTAAGAGACACATGAGCAACGAGCTGCTGCGCGCCCCGGCCGAGGTCAAGTACGCGGACGAGCTGGACTGGCTGGAGTCGGTCGACGACGGGCCGAAGCCGTTCTCCTGGCGGCTCAGCCCGAAGATGGTGCGCCTGTTCATCCTCGGCTCCGAGCGCGCCGACGGGCTGGACCGGGAGATCCCGCAGAAGTGGTTCGGCGACCGCAGCTTCGTCGAGCGGGCCATCGTCACGCTGGCCTCCGACCGCGGCCTGCTGCTGATCGGCGACCCCGGCACCGGCAAGAGCTGGCTGGCCGAGCTGCTGGCGGCCGCGATCAGCCGGAACTCGACGCTGGTGGTGCAGGGCACCGCGGGCACCACCGAGGACCACATCAAGTACTCGTGGAACGTCTCGATGGTGATCGCGAAGGGCCAGTCCCGGCAGTCGATGATCCCGTCGCCGATCATGACGGCGATGGAGAACGGCGTGATCGGCCGGTTTGAGGAGCTGACCCGCTCGACCAGCGACGTGCAGGACGCGCTGATCTCGATCCTGTCCGAGAAGTACGTGTCCATCCCGGAGCTGGACGAGGACAACATCGTCTTCGCCAAGCCCGGCTTCTCGATCATCGCCACGGCGAACAGCCGGGACCGGGGCGTCAACGACCTCTCGTCCGCGCTGAAGCGGCGCTTCAACTTCGTCCGCATCCCGGTGGTGACGAACAAGAAGAGCGAGGCGGAGATCGTCCGGTTCCGCACCGAGGAGCTGCTGCGCCGGCACAACATCGAGCTGGAGGTGCCGCCGACGCTGCTGGACGTGCTGCTCCAGTCGTTCGCGGACCTGCGCGCCGCGTCCGCGTCCGCGACCAGCGACGACGAGCGCCTGGAGTCCGCGTTGTCCACCGCCGAGCAGATCGGTGTGCTGGAGGACGCGATCCTGCACAGCAACTTCTTCGGCGCCGCCGCGCTCACCTCGCAGACACTGGCGTCCTCGCTGGTCGGGTCGCTGGCTCGGCGCAGCCCGGAGGACCTGGCGATCCTGAACAAGTACTGGCACGGCGTGATCGAGCCGCGCAGCAAGGACGCGGGTGGCGAGTGGAACGGATTCCTGGAGGGCGGTCGTCAGGCGATCGCCACCCTGTCGTGAGCGGCCCGTTCGATGCCCTCCGGACGCAGTTGCTGGGCGCCGCCGAGGCGCTCGCCGGCGGCCCGGCCACGCTGCCGGACATCCTCAGCGGGATCGTCGACGACGTGGATCACGCTCTCCGTGAGCCGCTCGAGATCTTCCCGGTCTGCCACCACTCCCCGGCCTCCGCGCTGGCGATGGTGCGCCGGCTCCGGGAGAAGCAGCCGAAGGTGATCTACCTGGAGCTGTGTGAGGACCTCACGCCGCTCCTGACCGAGCTGCGCAACTGCCGGCTGCCGGTCGCGCTCCAGGCGTTCGCGTCCGAGCTGGACGGGTTCCCGAAGGAGTCGGCGCCGCTCTCCGTCATCGCGCCGATCACCGAGGCCTCGGCGGAGTACCAGGCGATCTCGTACGCGCTGGAGACGCCGGGCGTGGAGCTCGTCCTGGTCGACCGGTCCACCGACCACGTCTTCCAGTGGCAGCCGGACGCGTCCGCCGCGCACGACCAGCCGGAGGAGGCGGAGGACGACCTGCACGGCGACGCGGTCGGCGTGGAGATCGGCGACCTGCGGCCCCGGTTCGCCGAGCTGGAGGAGCACCTGCTGCACCACGGCCGGGTCCGGCACTGGTCGGAGTGGTGGGACCAGTACGTGGAGCAGCCGCTCGCGGGCGCGGACTACGACACGTACCGGCAGGTCATGGTCCTGATCGGCTCCCTGTTCCGGCGGCTGGCGCCGCACGATACCCGGCGGTACGCGTCCGACGAGGACCGCGAGCGCTACATGTGGACGCGGATCCGGCAGCACCTGGCCGCGAACGACCTGGACCGGGCCGACGCGCTCTACGTCTGCGGCGCGTTCCACGCGGCGAGCCGGCTCGCGGAGGTCGGATCGGAGCCGGGCACGCCCGACTTCGACATCACGCCGCGGACCGCGACGAAGTGGCTGTACGGCCTGATCCCGTCCAGCCACTCCGCGATCGAGGCGCAGTTCGGGCTCGCGCCCGGCTCGGTG
It encodes:
- a CDS encoding ATP-binding protein, which encodes MSNELLRAPAEVKYADELDWLESVDDGPKPFSWRLSPKMVRLFILGSERADGLDREIPQKWFGDRSFVERAIVTLASDRGLLLIGDPGTGKSWLAELLAAAISRNSTLVVQGTAGTTEDHIKYSWNVSMVIAKGQSRQSMIPSPIMTAMENGVIGRFEELTRSTSDVQDALISILSEKYVSIPELDEDNIVFAKPGFSIIATANSRDRGVNDLSSALKRRFNFVRIPVVTNKKSEAEIVRFRTEELLRRHNIELEVPPTLLDVLLQSFADLRAASASATSDDERLESALSTAEQIGVLEDAILHSNFFGAAALTSQTLASSLVGSLARRSPEDLAILNKYWHGVIEPRSKDAGGEWNGFLEGGRQAIATLS